Genomic segment of Nitrosopumilaceae archaeon AB1(1):
TAGGTAAAATATAAAATGTGAAATTATTGAATTTTAGATGTTTGAATAATTACAGATATCACACGCATCAAATACTTCCCCTTCTAGATGATCAAAATGTGTATTGCACGATTTGCATGTGTGATGCATAGAATAGTATCCATCAGATTCTATTTGACCGACACGTTTAGAATCTAAATCTACACCATGACATTTTATACAATGACAATTACATTCCATGAGAGAATTAATTTTTAACATTAATCTATATGTTAGTTTGAACACACATGACACATGCCTGATAAAAAGGAAGAGGAAGAGATTAATGATCATGTGCGTATATTTGGCAAAGAGCCGTGGGAAGTTGAATTTGGAGAAAAATGTCCTATATGTGAGAAGAGAATTGATGAATTTGGTTTTTGCTCATGTGGCGCTAGTGGATGATAATCTTTCTAGAAGTGAAGAGAAGAACTGACATCATAGATATAGCAAATATCAACAGATAAACTGGAAATTCTGGTATCACACTAGTTCCAATAATTTGTACAGTACCAAGAGATGGTTTTATGTATATAGTAGTAGTAGAGTTGTTTATCTGCTCAACATTAAAGATTTCAAATTCATCATCATTAACATATACCTGATACGGTTCTCCCAGTAATTTTGTAGGTATAATAATTTCAATATTACGATCTCCATGCTTGATATCAAATTGTATGGTTTTTGTCATCTGATTGAATACAAAGTTGGACAGTTCGTCTGCTGTGTCAATATGTACTTTGAATTTTTCCTCTTCCCATATTACATCAAATATGCGTGATTTATCAGTAGTATATTCGAGAATTACTTGACACCCATGACACTTTACTCCCTTGACATCATCTAGGGATATTGGGATATCATTTGTGTATACTTTGTCAATATGATCGGGAAAGTAAAAGTTTGTACTGGTCAGGTATTGATACTCCCATGTCCATGTATCATTAATCAGATTTACTACACCACCTAGTGTATAACTAATTTTGATATCATCACGATGTGGAAATAAAACTATGGTCTCATTATTACCAGAGTGAGCAAATTGAACAGTGTCATCATCTTCATTTGTTACTAAAATTTCACTAATTATATCACCGGATACTAGTATAACATGATTGAGACCTCCGGATTTTATCAAATGAGTAACATTAGCATTACCGTCTTGATTTATTCTGATATCAAGTGATTTATGTGTAGCAGGATCACCGACTTGAATTTCTTGGGCAAAGGAGAGGGACATTGGTATTAATAGTAAAATAAATAGAATTCGTAGAATCATTTTATTCAATAATTGTAATTTTTTCTATTTTGGCCTCTTGTTGATTTGGACAATCATTTCCATCACGTGGAAGTTTTACAATTTTATCTGCAGTATCCATACCTTCAGTTACTTCACCAAAAGCAGTATATTGTTTATCAAGGAATACACTGTCTGTTGTCACAATAAAGAATTGTGAGCCTGCGCTGTTTGGATCAGTTGAACGTGCCATAGAGACAACTCCACGTAGGTGTGATTTTGGATTAAATTCTGCATTTATAGTATAACCGGGTCCTCCTTGTCCCCAACTTGCTTTGTTGTCAGTTTTTGTATTCGGATCTCCACCTTGGATCATAAATCCTGGTATGACTCTATGAAAAAGTGTATCATTATAAAATCCATCTTTGGCCAATTTGGTAAAATTACGTACAGTTTCTGGAGCAAGGTCAGGTAATAATGTGAATGTAATAGAACCTTGATTAGTAATTATTTGAGCGCTAGTCATATTTATGCTGTTTTAGTTTATCATATAGACTTTATGCTAGAGTGATTTGTTGGCACATGAGTTATTATGTTCAAATATGACATGAATATAGTTGACCACACATTTAGAGAAAAATGATTGAGGATACAAAGTATTTCTATACATATTTTATGTTTGTTCGTTCGGTATGGTATCAATTATGATATATGGTACATGGGCAATGCTAGACGAATGGTTAAGAACTGGAACGTATGTAATGGGTGAGGTTTTAACAAATACTACCATTCCATTTGAAAATTTTGCAAGATTATCTACATGGTTGTTCTTCTCTGCAACTATAGGATGGTATTGTGTAACCAGAGTAGGATGGAAGAGAACTACTAGTAGTAAAATATCACCAGTCCGATTAGCACTAGTACAATTAATGTTACTTGGATTTACAATAATTTGTCTGTATGAGGTAATATGGAATTTTTCTGTACTTACCGGAGAGGTTTTAGCAGGTGTTAAAGATGGAATGTTTCCAGATATTGATGCAATAACTATACTATACCCAGATGAATCAAGACCTTGGAATCTTATATTTGCTACAAAAATATTTCTCACAGGTCTTATAATAAGTGCACATGCATTTTACCTCAGCACACGACCTAGAAAGGTAATCTAGTGTTGTCTTTGATCATACCTTTCTATAAACTCTTGTTCAAAGAATAGTGTATGAATTGGAATGTTGTTATTCTGTTCGAGTTGTTTCATATCGTCTTTTGTTCCTCTGTAAACAATAGACAGTAGAGATTTTATTTCAATGTCCATCTCTTTAAGAATATGCACAGCTTTCAATGCAGAGCCGGCCGTGGTAATTACATCATCAACTATTACAGTAGGGGAGATGACTACTCCTTCTACCTGTTTTCCCAGACCATGACTCTTGGCATTTTTTCGTACATAGAATGATGCTACTTTTGATTCATTTTGTCTATCACTTAGTGAGCTGATTATAGTAGAGATGGAGATGGAACCGGATTCTAATCCTCCAACAGAATTGATATTATCTAGTTGCTTAATTTTTTCATACAGTAATTTACCTGCTAGATTAATTCCCACTGGATTACCAGTTATTTGTTTAAGATCAAAATAGTAATTTGTTTTTCTTCCAGAAGAGAGTGTAATAATATCTGTAGTATATTGAAATGATTTTGCATAAATCATGTCAAACAGAGCATCTCTATCCTCCATGATATCATAACAGAATTAATAATTATAAAGTATTAGACGAATATAATTAAAAAGTTTAATAATATGAATATTCGAGTGGATAATATTGAGTTTAGGTAAGAAAATTGGTATAGGAGTAGCTATAATTGTAATAATTTTAGCTGTACTATTAGTATTAGAGTTTTCCTTTAACATAGATGGTATTACTGANGCAAATTCNAGCTCTGTTATGATTGAAAAGGCAGTTACTGACGTAACAAATTATTCTGAATTATCAGGAGCTGTTTCCATAGGAATGCTTTTACCATTAACCGGAGACTTGTCTTCTAAGGGTGAAGAGAATGCAGCAGCTGGTAAACTTGGAGCCGTCACATTTAACGAGTATCTAGATGAGATAGATGCCAAATGGGAGTTGGTATTAATTTCAGAAGATTCTGCTACAAATCCTGTTATAGCATTGGATAAAATAGCTAGTCTTAATGCTAGAGGAGTTGGAATTGTGGTCGGTGTTGAGACTAGTTCAAATGTAAAAAGTGTCAAAGGATATACAGATTCTAATAATATGATGATAATTAGTTGTTGTTCAACTGCACCTGCATTGGCAATTGCAGATGATAGTGTATATCGTATGGCTCCAGATGACAGTTTCCAAGGTAAAGCTATTTCAAAATTAGTGAGTGTTGAAGGAATAGAGAGTATCATCATTGTGTGGAGAGGTGATGTATGGGGTGATGGTCTTAGTAAAGCTACAAAAGAAACATTTCAAAGTAGAGGCGGAACAGTATCAGAAGGAATTCGTTACAATCCTGAATCACCAGAATTTTCAGCGTCTACATCACTACTAGCAGAACAAGTACGAGGAGCTGTAGATGAGTATGGAGCAGACAAGGTAGCAATTGTATTCTTGGCGTTTGGTGAAGTTTTACAATTCATGCAGTCAGCGTCAAATCATGACATACTAGATGATGTAAGATGGTTCGGACCAGACGGTTACACAAAGGATTATAGATTGGTAGATGATCCTATCGGGCGAGAGTTTTCCTCTACAGTACAACTAACTACAGTCCAAGTAGGATTATCAGATAATGATGTAGTTCCAATTATAGAGGATCATGTTTTAGAAGTTGTTGGACGAGTACCAAATACGTACGCTCATGCAGTCTATGACTCTGTATGGTTGGTAGGACTTGCAATGTTAGAGACAGAGAGTGCTGATCCCAAAGTCATAAAGAGTGTGATTAGAGATGTTGCTGAAAGATATGATGGGTCCATTGGAGGCTCTAATCTCAACGAGGCAGGAGATTTGGCTAGTGCAGATTACGACATTTGGGGAATACGTGATGGTGAATGGAAAGTCGTTGGAAAATACTTTTTTACAGATGATTCTATTTCTATCAATTAATTCCCAAATATAATTTACTTAGATCAGGATGTTTAATTAATTCACTAGGCTTGCCTGCAAAGACATTTTTACCATTGGCAAATAGATAAACACGATCACCCATTTCAAGTGCACGAGTGAGATTTTGCTCAACTAGGATTATCGTAATTCCAAAATCATCGCGCATCTGTTTGATCTTATCTAATACATCTTGGGCAAGTTTAGGAGAAAGGCTAGCTGTTGGTTCATCAAACAACATGACTTCAGGACGACGAATTAATGCCATTGCCATGCCTAACATTTGACGTTGACCACCGCTAAGTATGTTGGATTTAGATTTTTCAAACTTTCTCAATATTGGAAATGTTTCAAATATTTGAGTTATCCGTTGTGAGAATGTGTCCGAATCTAACGTATATCCTGCCATTAGAAGATTCTCTTTAATACTTAAATTTGCAAATACATTATTAATTTGTGGTAAATAGGCAATTTTCCTTCTTGCAACTTGATGAGTAGACATTCCTGTAATATCGTCATCATGAAAAATAATCTTCCCCGAATACACTTTACACAGGCCAAAGATGGTCTTTAACACCGTACTCTTTCCACTTCCGTTCGGTCCTACAATTATTGTAATATCTTTCTGCTTTGCTTCAAAATCTATATCAAATAAAATATGACTATTTACATACCCTGCATTCAGGGAATGTGCTTGAATTATTACTTTTTGTGACATTTATTTCCCCAGGTATGACTCTACTACTTTGGGATGATTAATGACGTCATCAGGTTTGCCATCAACTATAATTTTCCCCTCATCTAGCGCAAACACATGATCCACGTATTGTAGTGAGATGTCTAGTCTATGTTCTACAATTAGAAATGTAATTTTTTGTTTTTTACAAATCTCTGAAATTTTTTTAAATATAGTATGTGCCAAAGTAGGATTAACACCTGCTATTGGTTCGTCCATAAGGATCATCTTACTTTTAGACATCAACGCACGTCCAAGTTCAAGTAATTTTAATTGTCCTCCACTAAGATTTTGGCTTTTTGTGTCTACTTTTTGATCAGAATCAACCATCTTTAATACTTGACTAGCATTATTCATGATTTCTCTTTCATTTTTCTTCCATTGTAAATTTAGAGGTCCCAGAATAGATTCACCAATATTCCCTTTACTAGCTACCAAGAAATTTTCCAAGGTTGTAAGACTAGTAAATGGCTGTGGTATCTGCCATGTACGAACCAGACCAGATTTAAAAGTATCAAGCAAGCTTGTGTTTGTAATATCTTTACCATTAAAGATTATTCTACCACTATCTAATGGAAAGAGGCCAGATATTATATTGATTAGTGTGGTCTTTCCACTACCGTTAGAACCAATTAGTTGGTATATCCTACCTGCATCAATTTCCATGTCTACACCATTCAGCACTGTATGACCACCAAAACTTTTAGAGACTTTTTGTATAGACAAATAACTCATAAAAACTTTAAAGATAGTAGGAAAATAAGAGTTTCCGAGGATGAAAGATTGATAGATCCAATTTTCGCTGATGCGGTAGTTTTCTCAAGTCTCTTGGCGTTGTTAAGCATAGGATTAACCATGACATACCTTACAACTAGAGTTCCTAATTTTGCTCATGCATCTTTTGCAACAATTGGTGTATACATTGCATTAATTGTAACTAGGGTTTGGGATTCAAATCCATACGCCTCAATTCCTCTAGCATTTATAATATCTGGATTAACAGCGGTTGCTTTGTACATATTCATTTTAAAACCACTTGCTAGGAGAGGTGCATCTCAAGCAATACAAATGATTGCTACACTTGCGTTTGATTTGATAGTTATTGCTCTGCTAAACATAACAGCAGATTACATAATAAGGACATATCGTGTTTTATCAAGAGAATTTACACTACGAAGTTATGATGGAGAGTTTCTAGGTTTACCCCTTGTGATATTTGTCGCTCCAATTACCATTGCGATATTATTAATCATTTTACATATAATGTTAAAGAAGACAAAATTTGGTATTGCAATGAAAGCATCTACAGAGAATGAGGATTTAGCCGGAATAGTTGGGATTAATGTCAAACGAATTTACATAGTATCATGGCTTATTGGTGGAGGTCTTGCAGGCATAGCCGGATCACTATTATCGATGTGGTTTCAAGGAGATCCAAATTTAGGTCCAATGCTGATACCGGGTATATTTGCAGCAAGTATAGTTGGTGGGTTTTTCAGCATTTATGGTGCAATAGCTGGCGGCATATTAATTGGATTAACAGAGATTTTAGGAACACGATTTTTAGCCGGTGAGTTTGGGTCATGGATTCTTGCATATCGTCCATTAATTCCACTTATCTTTATTGTAGTTACCCTCTTAATTGCTCCGCGAGGTTTGGCAGGTATTAATTGGTCTAGGTTGAGGAGAAATGAGTCTAGGGCCTGAACTAATATTTTTAATCAATCTAGTTGCAATATTTGCAATTTATGTTATAATTAATCTAAGTTTAAATTTAGAATTTGGATATACTGGAATTCCAAACTTTGGTAAAGTACTTGCAGTTGGGGCCGGCGCAATTGTACTGGCNTCAATACCGGGCAGAATATTTGCTGGAATTGCAGGTATTGAGGGGAATTTTATAGAGGATAACATTAGTATAATCTCTCAAGTGAACATATGGCTTGTAGATAATGTAGGAATTGGATTTCTAGTATTTTTCTTGACGTTAGGAATTGCAGCAGCTGTTGGTGGTGGTCTAGGTATAATAACATCATACCCTGCAATACGACTTCGTGGAGATTATTTAGCCATTTCACTATTAGCTTTTGGTGAAAGTGTACGAGTCATTGGAAATAATTTCACCCCACTTGTAGGCGGAACACTTGGAACACAAGTGCCAGACCCGTTGGCTTTTCTCCCAGATGGTATTCGCTTTCCTGTAGCAACAATAGGAATTGCGCTAATTGCTCTTTTTGTTTACATACATCATGAAAAAATGATTAGATCCCCTCTTGGTAGAATACTACGGGCCGTTCGTGATAATGAGACTACAGCAGAGTCTCTTGGTAAGAATACCACGCATATTCGAATCAAAGTAATCATGGTCTCGGCTGCACTTGCCGCGATTGGTGGTGCAGTGTATGCATTTTATGTTGGAAGTACCATTGCATTATCTTACGATAGAACAAGTTGGACTTTTTGGCCCTTCCTCATGATTTTACTAGGTGGACTTGCAAATAACAAGGGAGTTGTAGTTGGAACATTCATCTTTGTAGCAATACGAAAGTTGATAATTTATTTCAAAGACTCATTTGAAGGATTTGTACCATTTGATGTAGTCTGGCTTGATTTTCTACTATTAGGAATTATTCTGCTACTCGTACTATTATATCGCCCACAAGGAATTTTTGCAGAAAAACCGACTCCCACTATACCATTTATTGCAAAGCCGCCGGGGCCTAGTATAGGTAAAAAGATATTTTATTTCTTATTCAAATGAAGAATTGAGCAAGACGGTCTCTTTTTCCTGATTAATAGTAGAATGCCTGCAGCTATGATTACTAGGATGATTATCCAAATTAAATTTCCCTGTTGATCATCGGATGTGTTTTGTAGGGGTTGGAGAGTTATTGTTGTCAATTCAGTTACAAAGTATTCAGAGCGCATATTATCTTTGTATCTTACAATAATTTTTATGTCATGATCTCCTTCTTGGAAATCTCCCTCAAATTTTAGTGGGATGTTAAACGGGGTTGGAGAATCAACCTCAATTTCATCTATAAATATTGTAGATTCCTGTAATTGAGAATTTCCAAGTGGTTGTATAGTGACAAATCCAAATAACGCATCTTCGTTACCTTCATTAATTATTTCTCCGATCAAAGTTGGCTGGTCTGATAGTTTTATTATTTGCAAATCATAAATGGATAGATCTTGTTTGCCGTGAATAAAGAAATCCACAGCTCTGACTATCTCCTTTAAATCTCCATGTGCATTCACATATGAGATTAAGAGTGGAGCTCTGAATGTTTGATCTTTAATGGAGCTAGGAACATACACTTGTACTAAAAATTCTCTAGATGAATCCGGAGCTGAATCCCCCAAGTTCCAATACGTGTTTGAAATCACCACATTCTCTAAATTAGTCATGGTGCTCGATTCTGTCTGAGTATTTTGCAGTTCAACCTCTATTCCAGATGCAATAGCAGTACCTGAATTATTAATTATAATGGTGACATTGTTATTCTCAAGTGAACTTAGGAACAAATCAGGCGTGCTAACCTCCAAGATACCCTCTCCTGTAATTCTAAAATCAAAAGATATAGAAGATGTTCGTGTTCCTGATTCTCGTATTCTAGAATATTCTAGTTGTACAGATCCAGGATATGATACAATATTTGCGTATTCAGATATATCAACGAAAAAAGTAAGTGAAAACGTATCGCCTGCCAATGGATTTGATGTCTGATCGGCTGTAAATTGTATAGTACCGCTAGGAGAAAAATGTGAATGTGTTGATAACACTCCTTTAATTCCTGTTATATCTATTGTACCGACATTTGCAAATAATATAGTAAATGGCACATTTGTATCCCCTGGACTTACTTCGATTTTTTCAATAGTGGTACCAAAATATGCATCTAGAAATTTTACATCACTAAATTTTTGATCGAATATTGAATTTTGTGCTGATACATCAGTAATTATTATACCAGATAACATTAAACTAAATATTAAAACATAAATCATGCTCTCAACTCCATCATAAAGGATTGTTCTGAATGTCTGCCATCTTTTATTGTAATAATTCTATCAACATCACCAAACTGTGATTTATCATGAGTGACCACAACAAATGTTTGGTTTAGTTTTTTAGCAGTGCTCTTCATTAAATCAATCACAACATCTGCTGTTTTAGAGTCCAGATTACCTGTGGGCTCATCTGCCAAGACTAGTACAGGGCTATTAATTAATCCCCTAGCGATTGCTACTCGCTGAGCCTGTCCACCTGATATTTTATTACTGGAGCGATCTGCAATGTCTTCCAGTCCTACCAGTTTTAATAGATTCATTGCAGTATTTTTCACATTACTAGTATCATCTTGAATCTGTTTTGGTAACATTACATTCTCTAAAACTGTCAAGTCTGATAGTAAATTTGAAAACTGAAATACAAATCCCAATTTTTCATTTCTAAATGAAGATATTTGAGCATCTTGTAGATTAGAGGTATCAGTACCATCTATGATTACACTCCCCTTTGTTGGTTTGTCTAATAATCCAATCATGTTAAGTAGTGTAGACTTGCCAGAACCAGAACTTCCCACTACGAGTACAAATTCTCCTCTAGGTAATGTAAATGACACATCACTTAACGCTTGTACACGAGTTTCATTCGTTCCATAAAATTTACTCAGGTTATTTACCGTTAAAACACTAGCCAGATCTCATCGCCTCAACTGGTTGTAATTTTGTTGCTCTGTATGCAGGATATAATGATGCAGCAATTGCCAAGAAAAATGCCATTATTGCTGTTTGAACAATTTTCCCAATATTATAACTGACTTCAAGCTCTAGACTGTTATCAAATTTCATATTTGTCTCTTTTGCAAAGAATGTGTATGCCACACCTACTGCTGTTCCAGTACCGGCTCCAATTGCACCAATAAGCATTCCTTGAATGATAAATATGATTAGAATATCTTTTCTTCTTGCCCCTATAACTCTCAGAATTCCTACCTCACGTGTTTTGCTATTTACCAACATCATTTGAATAGTCACTATTGCAAATGCTGAAGACATCATACCAAAATATCCTATTACATTAATCATGGCAATACCAAATCTAAAACCTCGTAGTGTCTTATCTGCTGACTCTTCAATAGTCTCGGCAATATAGTCACTAGAAAACGCACTCAAAAAACTATCACGAACAAAGCCGGCCTGTGAGGGTTTGTTTAATTTTACCATGATATATTGTGAATCACTGCCACGTGCCATCATGTCACGAAGGGTATCTATATGAACAATAACACTATCATCAGCTCCCTGTCCTCCAGCAGAATTAGTTATTCCACTAACTAGAAAATTTTTATTTTGATCTTGACCCCATCTGTCTGTAATGAGTAATTCCACATTATCGCCAACTTTAATACCGCCTAGATTATTCACTACAATATTACCTACAACAATTGAATTTTTTGAAAATACATATTGTCCATCTCCAACAGTTTCATGAATGGTAGATGCTTTAATATCATTAAATGGATTTACCCCAATAACAAAGACACCGTGTTCTGTGATATCTTTACCTGCAACTATAACATCAATCGTCGCTGTAGTTGATAACCGCGCAGTTGCAGCTTCCACTGATGGCATTCTTTCAAGCCAAGTGATTAGTGATTTGTCTGATCTTTCAATATATCCTTCTTCATGTGAAATATACACATCACCAAAATGATAATCAGTTGTATCACGGACAATAGCATCATAGAGCCCTTGAAATATTACAAAGTTTACATGAATTACCAGTATTCCAATACTGACGGCCAATAGTGCTCCGATCAAACTACTTTTTCTATGAAATAACATTCGTTTGGCTAGTAATATTCTATAGTCCATAGGTATGGACTAATTGTCTTATATTTAATATATTTGTTGAAAAAAGACTTATTTAAGACATTTTTACTATAAATTAGTATATTGAGTACAAAATTAGTACAAAAATCTACCAAAATAGACAGATATGACATCCAAATTTTAGGCAAATTATTGAATGACTGCCGTATGTCTAGTCGAAGTATTGGTAGTGAATTGAGTACCGGTGGTGTTTCGGTGCAAAGAAGAATTGACAAGTTGTTGCAACTAGGTGTCATTGAAGATTGGACTTTGAAGATAGAACCAGGTGCTCTTGGAAGAGACGCATTTATCATAACAAGTACTGGAATTAATAAACAAGAGATGCTAAAACAGATAAAACTTGTCGGGGAGCCATACTTTGTAATTCCTTGCATTGGAGATGTGATAGTATGTGGAATAATAGTACGAGATGAGATTGAGCAGAAATTAGAAATTGTTGGTAATTTTATGAAAGATTTCAAGATACTTTCAGTATTTAAATCATCAGAGATTAATTATAACGCAGGAATAACAAAAACAGATTTACAAATTATTAATCAATTGTTAAAAAATCCACGATTCACAGCTAGTCAGATTAATGAGAAGACTGGAATATCATCAAAGACAATAATTCGGTGTATAAATAAATTACAGGATAATGAGGCGTTTCAGTTTACGTTGAAAATAAATCCAAAAAAATTGGTTGGATATATTTTGTATGCTATAGTGGTATGGACAAGGAAGAACAATAGAGATGTTTTGAATAGATTAAATGGACAGTATTCTAATCGCTATGTACAAAAACCATTTTTAACACAGGATCAAACTGTCATATTTTTGTATGCACAAGATATGTTTGAGATTGACGATACTCTACATGAGATTGAACGTGTGGATGGAGTAAAGAGGACTGATTTATTCATACCAAAAGAGGTCAATTATACGAATAACTGGATTGAGGATGTAATAGATGACTCTAAATTTTCAAAGTTTCATCTAGATTACCAGATAAAATAGGCAAGTTGGAGAATAAATTTAAAATTATACGCTCACTATCTTTTTTCCTACCTTAATATGCAATACATTGTCCTCTTCCATCCTCCCTTTCGTTTTTATATATTGACATTTTTTGCATCTCCGATTAGTCCTTCATTATATAATTCATCCATTGCTTTCATGACTTGTTCCATATCCAAGTTAAAATCATTAGCAAGATCACTAGGATAAAAGGTGCGTCCTTTTTCATATGCATTCATGAATATTTCTTTAATCGTATCTTTTTGCAACCCAAAGTTTGTATCTAAACTTTTTTTATATTTTTCCACAATTTTTTGTGAATATTTTGTTGATTTTTCACATTAGATGAATCTGTTTTCAAATTATCCATTTAACTTCTGTATACATTATACACGCTTGCATATAACATTAGAGAAAATCAGATTCTGTTACATTATCGTCATCTAATTATAGAGTTTGATCTTCTAAAATTGAAATTGCTTTATTTGTAATTGGTGCTTCATTATTACTTTCCAACATTCAACCAGATCACTACATTCGAAGACGATTAATGTTGTGGTATTTATTAACAATTATTTTGAGATTAGTGATGATAATCTCTTGATTATCATATCCTTTAATATAATGGAGTTGTATGTATAGTATGAAAAAAATCACTGATGCAGAAAAAGAACGTGTAAAAAATATATATGATTGTGAGGATAGCCCACTAATACATCAAATAAAACCTAGAGGTACTTTTGATATTATTGAATCACGTAAAATACAAAAAAAAGACTTGCAAAGTTAAATATTAAATAGATAAAATCATTTTTGATTAACGGTTCGTAAAGTTTACGAGACCTGAGTAATATTTCGTTTGTATTCTCTACCAATAGGTCTCTCAAAATTAACAAACCCATAAACTAATATTTTAAATACAGTAAAATCAAAAGTCTTCTAGTGAACAAAAAAATCATAATCCCTCTGGCAATAGCCACAGTTGTTTTATCTCTTGCAGGTTTTTCTTTTATTACAGCTGCTGATGAAATTTCCACTACTACACTTTTAGAGACATCTAAAACAGTCATTGGTCAGGATATACAATATCCATCAGGGGTTGCAGACATTACATCAAAAATTATCACAATCCCTCCAGGTGTTCAGACAGGATTCCACACCCATGAGTATCCATTGTTTGCGTATATTATGGAAGGCAAAGTTTCAGTAACATATGGAAATGAATCTTCTGACACAGAACTTGTTACCAAAGAATTTTTAACAGGAG
This window contains:
- a CDS encoding AsnC family transcriptional regulator; translated protein: MSTKLVQKSTKIDRYDIQILGKLLNDCRMSSRSIGSELSTGGVSVQRRIDKLLQLGVIEDWTLKIEPGALGRDAFIITSTGINKQEMLKQIKLVGEPYFVIPCIGDVIVCGIIVRDEIEQKLEIVGNFMKDFKILSVFKSSEINYNAGITKTDLQIINQLLKNPRFTASQINEKTGISSKTIIRCINKLQDNEAFQFTLKINPKKLVGYILYAIVVWTRKNNRDVLNRLNGQYSNRYVQKPFLTQDQTVIFLYAQDMFEIDDTLHEIERVDGVKRTDLFIPKEVNYTNNWIEDVIDDSKFSKFHLDYQIK
- a CDS encoding FtsX-like permease family protein; protein product: MDYRILLAKRMLFHRKSSLIGALLAVSIGILVIHVNFVIFQGLYDAIVRDTTDYHFGDVYISHEEGYIERSDKSLITWLERMPSVEAATARLSTTATIDVIVAGKDITEHGVFVIGVNPFNDIKASTIHETVGDGQYVFSKNSIVVGNIVVNNLGGIKVGDNVELLITDRWGQDQNKNFLVSGITNSAGGQGADDSVIVHIDTLRDMMARGSDSQYIMVKLNKPSQAGFVRDSFLSAFSSDYIAETIEESADKTLRGFRFGIAMINVIGYFGMMSSAFAIVTIQMMLVNSKTREVGILRVIGARRKDILIIFIIQGMLIGAIGAGTGTAVGVAYTFFAKETNMKFDNSLELEVSYNIGKIVQTAIMAFFLAIAASLYPAYRATKLQPVEAMRSG
- a CDS encoding cupin domain-containing protein, which gives rise to MNKKIIIPLAIATVVLSLAGFSFITAADEISTTTLLETSKTVIGQDIQYPSGVADITSKIITIPPGVQTGFHTHEYPLFAYIMEGKVSVTYGNESSDTELVTKEFLTGDSFVEAIKYSHNGVNTGDIPVKILIVIMGAN
- a CDS encoding ABC transporter ATP-binding protein codes for the protein MSFTLPRGEFVLVVGSSGSGKSTLLNMIGLLDKPTKGSVIIDGTDTSNLQDAQISSFRNEKLGFVFQFSNLLSDLTVLENVMLPKQIQDDTSNVKNTAMNLLKLVGLEDIADRSSNKISGGQAQRVAIARGLINSPVLVLADEPTGNLDSKTADVVIDLMKSTAKKLNQTFVVVTHDKSQFGDVDRIITIKDGRHSEQSFMMELRA